The Methylomonas rhizoryzae genome includes the window GGGCATGATGATGCTTTCGCCAATGATCGTATCGTTACCCTTTAAGTTGATGCTGTTCGTGTTGGCGGACGGTTGGTCGCTGGTGCTGGAAATGCTAGCGGCAAGTTTTTACGTTTAATCGGCTAAAACCATGGTTCCGGAAACGATTTCGGTCATTGCCCAAGAAACGGTATGGATATCGGTGAAGTTAATGGGGCCGGTGTTGTTGTCTTCTCTAGCGGTGGGGCTACTCGTCTCCATGTTCCAGGCGGCTACGTCGATTCAGGAACAAACCCTAACCTTCATCCCGAAATTGGCCACCATCATTATCGTGCTGATGATAGCCGGACCGGGCATGCTGCAAATGCTGATCGATTACTTTCAAGATTTGATGCGCGAAATACCGCATATCATAGGATGAACTTCAGCGAAGACCAGCTCATCGCTTACCTTGTCGCGTTTTTCTGGCCATTTTTACGCATCAGTTCGATGTTTTTGTCGATGCCCGTGATTAGCGTCAATACGGTGCCGGCAAAATTAAAAGTGTTTTTGAGCTTGTTGATTACCATGACCCTTTATCCGGTGTTACCCCAAATGCCGGACATTCCGCCGTTCAGCGCGGCCGGCTGGATGGTGACCGTACAGCAATTGCTCATAGGTCTAGCGACCGGCTTTATTTTACAAATGGTGTTTTCCATCATGTTGTTTGCCGGACAGTCGATAGCCTACAGCATGGGATTAGGCTTTGCCTCGTTGGTCGATCCGACAACCGGCGTGCAAACGCCGGTGATCGCCCAATTGTTCATCATTGCTTCCAGTTTGACTTTTTTGGCGGTAGACGGGCATTTGCTGTTGATAGAAATGTTGGCGCAAAGCTTTTATACCTTGCCTGTTGCCGTTTCCGGTCTGCAAACGGACGATTTATGGCGCATGATCAGTTGGAGTTCGCAAATTTTCGCCGGCGGTTTGCTGTTGGCACTGCCGGTCATCTCGACGTTGTTGTTCGTCAACATTTGTTTTGGGATTGCCTCTAAAGCGGCCCCGCAACTGCAATTGTTCGGGGTCGGCTTTCCTATCACGATATTGTTGGGTATGGCATTGGTTTGGATAGGTATCGTAGAGATGCTGGACGCCTTTACCGACATGCTGCAGCAAGGCTTTAAATTGGTCGGCGAATTGTTGAGGCTGTCTTAGATGGCGGACGATTCCGACGACAAAACCGAAGACCCTACCGGTAAGCGAATCTCCGAATCGCGTAAGAAAGGCCAGGTTCCCCGTTCCAAGGAATTGAACACTTTTGTGACCTTGATGGTTAGTGCCGCCCTGTTTTTTTATACCGGCGGCTATATGACGCAAAACTTGTTGGAAATGCTAAGACGCCACCTTTATGTGCCGCGGGAGAGAATTTTCGACCCGGCCATATCCGTCGCTTATTTCAAGCAGGCATTCGAAACCGGATTCTCGATTGTGGCGCCGTTTATGCTTGTATTGCTGGTGGCCGATTTATTGACGCCATTGATGATGGGAGGCTGGAATTTTAGCTCGGAGGCGTTCGAACCCAAGTTTTCCAAATTAAATCCTTTACAGGGCATAAAAAAAATTTTCGGGATTCAAGGTGTCGTAGAGCTGGTCAAGGCCATACTCAAGGTCGTGTTAATCGGCTTCGTTGCATGGAATTTGTTTAAGTTAAACATTGACTATTTCATGAGCTTGAGCCAACAAAATTTAGAAGCCGCGCTAACCCAGGTGGGTAACAAAATCGTGTTTGCCGTGCTGATTTTGAGCGCGACCTTTCTGCTGTTAGTGATGCTGGACGTGCCTTATCAGTTATGGAATCACCAGCGCCAGCTGAAGATGACCAAGCAAGAAGTCAAAGACGAAGCCAAAGACGCCGAAGGAAATCCGGAAATCAAAGGCAAGATTCGTCAATTGCAGATGCAGGCAGCCCAGCGGCGAATGATGGAAGCTGTCCCGAAGGCGGATGTGGTGGTAACCAATCCGACTCATTTCGCCGTCGCATTGCAATACGACCAGCACGGGCCCGGTGCTCCGGTGTTGGTCGCTAAAGGTACGGATTTGATTGCCGCGCAAATACGCAATATAGCCTTGGAGCACAAAGTGACCTTGGTGGCCGCGCCGCAACTGGCCAGAGCTTTGTATTATTCCACCGAGTTGAATCAGCAAATTCCGCGCGGCTTGTTTCTGGCAGTGGCTCAAGTGTTGGCCTACGTGTTTCAACTGCGGGCGGCCGCCAAACAGGGCTGGACTAAGCCGGCTCCGCCCAGCGACGTGCAAGTGCCCGACGAATTTAGAACCTAAACGCAAGCAGTCATGGATTTCGCCAAATTATTTGCTACCGTCAAATCGCTGACCGGCATGGGCTTGGGGGCTCCGCTGGTTATCGTCATGCTTTTGGCGCTGTTGGTGCTGCCGTTGCCGGCATTTTTGCTGGATTTGTTCTTTACCTTCAATATTGCTTTTTCCCTCATCATCTTACTAGTAGTGATATACACCCTGAAACCGCTGGAATTCGCTTCGTTTCCCAGCGTGATTTTGGTGGCAACCCTGCTGCGCTTGTCCTTGAACGTTGCTTCTACCCGGGTGGTATTGATCAAAGGACACGAAGGGGGCGATGCGGCCGGCAAGGTGATCGAAGCATTCGGGTCGTTCGTGATTGGCGGAAATTTCGCGGTAGGCGTGGTGGTATTCGCGATCTTGGTGATTATCAACTTTGTGGTAGTGACCAAGGGGGCCGGCCGGGTGGCCGAAGTGAGTGCCCGTTTTACCTTGGACGCCATGCCCGGCAAGCAAATGGCGATAGACGCCGATTTAAACTCGGGTTTAATCAATCAAGACGAGGCGAGAGCGCGTAGGGAAGAAGTCGCAGCCGAAGCCGATTTTTACGGTTCCATGGACGGTGCCAGCAAATTCGTGCGCGGCGACGCCGTGGCCGGCATCATCATTTTGTTCGTCAACGTCATCGGCGGTTTGGCGATCGGCGTCGGCCAACACGACATGAGTTTTGCGGATGCGGCAAACCGTTACGTATTGCTGACTATCGGTGACGGTTTGGTGGCGCAGATTCCCGCCTTGTTGTTATCGGTCGCGTCGGCGATGGTCGTCACGCGCGTCAGGGGAAGTAAGCAGGATTTAGGGCAGCAAGTATCGTCGCAATTGTTCGAAGATCCTAGGACCCTGATTGTTACCGCGGTGGTCATGGGTCTGCTCGGCATCATCCCCGGCATGCCTAATGTCGTGTTTATTTTGTTGGCCTCGGTGCTGGGTGGTGCGGCGTATTTGTTGGACAAGCGGCGCAAACGCGAAGAAGAAAAGGCGTTGGAAATGGAGCGGATGCTGATTCCGCAGCAGCAGTTGGCCAAAGCGGAAATCAAGGAATTGAGCTGGGACGATGTCATGCCGGTCGACACGATAGGCTTGGAAGTCGGTTATCGCTTGATTCCCTTGGTGGACAGGAATCAGGGCGGGCAGTTGATGACCCGTATCAAAGGGGTTCGAAAAAAACTGTCGCAAGAATTGGGTTTTTTAATTCCGTCCGTGCATATTCGCGATAATCTGGATTTGTCGCCGACCGCTTACCGAATTTCGTTGATGGGGGTTACCGTAGGCGAGGCGGACATCATGCCGGAAAAGGAAATGGCCATCAATCCAGGACGAGTATTCGGCAATTTGCAGGGTGTGGCCTGTAAGGATCCGGCGTTCGGCTTGGATGCGGTATGGATTGAAGTCGCACAAAAAGATCATGCGCAAACCTTAGGTTATACCGTCGTCGATCCGGGCACCGTCGTGGCTACGCACTTGAGCCATATCTTGCAAAATAATGCGCACGAACTGTTCGGCTACGAGGAGGCTCAGCAATTACTGGATAACTTGGCGAAAGTAGCGCCGAAGTTGGTCGAGGATCTGGTCCCTAAGACCTTGCCGCTCGGTTTAATGGTCAAGGTCTTGCAGAATTTGCTGCAGGAGAGAGTGCCGATAAGAGACATTCGTTCCATCGCCGAAACTTTGGCGGAGTACGGGGTCAAGAGTCAAGATCCGGACGTGTTGACGTCCGCCGTGAGGTCGTCCTTAGGGCGGTCAATTGTCCATGAAATCAATGGAGTACAAGCGGAAATTCCGGTAATAACTTTAGAGCCGGGGCTGGAACAAATATTGCATAAGTCATTGCAGACGGCGGGCGAAGGCGGCGCCGGGCTGGAGCCCGGATTGGCCGAACAAATGCACCAATCTTTGGAAGAAAGTGCGCAACGGATGGAATTGGAAGGTCAAGCGGCAGTGCTGCTGGTTTCTTCGTTCATCCGGCCTTGGTTGGCTCGTTTCGTCCGTCATTCGATTCCAGGCTTGCACGTGTTGGCGTACAACGAGATCCCGCAAGATAGGCAAATTCGCGTGGTGTCTACGGTTGGACAGCGCGGTTAACGATTAACGAGGTTAAGCGATGAAAATTAAACGCTTTTTTGCAACAGATATTCGCCAAGCCATGCGCATGGTCAAAGAAGAGCTGGGTGCGGATGCCGTGATTATGTCCAACCGCTCGGTGGACGGCGGCGTCGAAATTGTGGCGGCTCGGGATTTCGACGAACAAGTCATCCAAAAAAATCTAAAGCAACAGCAGGAACAGGAAGCGGCGGCCAGACGGCAAAAAAAACACGATTTGCCCGAGTTCTCAGGGGAGAACAAGCCGATACACGTGCTGAGCAGCGCTCGCAAGAAAGGTAATGAAACGGAAAGTCCGATCCGGCGCAACATGGACCAGTACTTGGGCTATGCGGAAAAGGTGCAGTTAGGCAATGTGAATGCGCAAAAAATTGCCGATAAAATGAAAGCGGCGGATAAGCCCGCCTGGGCATTGGGTGCCGAAAGCGCGCATAAGCCGCAACCGCACGAGCCTGCAAACCCGGCAGCGCTAAACAATCTGGCTCAAGATAAGTTTTTCGAAGAAATGCGCCGTGAAATGAAGGATATGCGGGCTTTGTTGGATGCCAAGCTGTCGAATATTTCGCAACTGCCGCTACCCGACGCCCAGCCCTTGCGCGGCGAATTGTTGGAAAAGCTGAGCGATTGCGGCTTTTCCAAAACATTGGCTACCAAAGTCGCCAATCGATTGGGTGGCCACCAACAATTCGAACAGGCTTGGGCCAAGTCGCAAGAGATGTTGGCCAGAGCGATGCCGATTGCGGAAGACCGATTGCTGGAGCAGGGCGGCATAGCGGCTTTGGTCGGTTCTACCGGAGTCGGAAAAACTACTACGATTGCGAAGCTGGCGGCGCAATATATTTTGAAGCACGGTTCCAGGCAAATTGCTTTGATCACTACGGATAATTACCGTATCGGTGCTCACGAGCAAATCAATACGTATGGAAAAATTCTGGATATTCCGGTGCGTATCGCCGGCGATGCCGAGGAATTGTGCCAACACGTCCAAGATTTTAGCGACAAGCGTTTAATACTTATCGATACCGCCGGCATGAGTCAGCGCGATTTGCGCCTGGCCGAGCAAATCAAAACTTTGCGGCACGGCGACTTACCGATTCGTTCCTACTTAGTCATGTCGGCTAATACTCAATATAAAGCGGCTCTGGAAATTATCGATGCGTTTAGTATGCTGGAGCCGCAAGCAACTATACTTACCAAGTTCGACGAAGCGGTTTGCAGGGCCTCAGCGCTCTCCGCGCTCATCGAAAGGCGTATGCCTTTATCGTATATAACCGACGGGCAACAAGTACCTGAAGACATTTATATGCCGGAAGCCGAAGCTTTGATACAGCATTGTATGACGTTGGACGATGAGCACTCCGACATGGATGATCTGGACCAAGAGTGTTGGTTGGCGGAAGGCCATGCGTAAGTCGTCGGATCAAGCAGCGGGAATACGAAACATGAGACAGATGAAACCGGTTCGGGTAATAGCGGTCACCAGTGGTAAAGGTGGCGTTGGCAAAACCAATTTGTCGGTCAACATCGGCGTGGCTTTGGCCAAATCGGGCCGGCAAGTGGCGATATTGGACGCCGATATGGGCTTAGCCAACGTCGATATTTTGTTGGGCATGTTTCCGGAGTTCAACCTGTCCCACGTGTTGAGCGGCGAAAAAACCTTGAAGCAAATCATGATGCTGGGACCGGCCGGATTGAAAATTATTCCGGCCTCTTCCGGCGTGCAACGCATGTCGGAATTGAGCAGTGCCGAACAGGCCGGCTTGATCAGAGCGTTCAGCGAGATCGATAAAGAGCTGGATATCCTGATCGTCGATACCGCAGCCGGCATTTCCGCCAGTGTGGTGAATTTTGCCAGGGCGTCGCAGGAAATTATTGTCGTGGTGTGCGACGAACCGACTTCGTTGGCCGACGCCTATGCCTATATCAAGTTGCTCAACCGCGATTACGGATTGAATAGTTTTCACATCATTACCAACATGGTGCAATCGGCCGAACACGGCCAAGCACTGTTCAGCAAGTTAAGCAAGGTGACCGACCGTTATCTGGATGTAGCCTTACATTACGTCGGGGCGGTGCCTATGGACGATTACCTGAAAAAATCGGTTCAGAAGCAAACGCCGGTAGTCGAGGCGTTTCCGCAAAGCAAGTCGGCTTTAGCCATTAAAAATTTGGCGAGAAAAATCGATCATTGGCCTATCAAGCCTAAAGCCGGCGGTTATCTGGAATTTTTCGTCGAACGCATGATTCAGTACAGTACCCAAGAGGATGTTGCATGAGCGGAGCGGCAATGTATGCTGCTGTGCAAGCGGGTGGAGCCAATGATTGGGTCATCCAGCATGCACCGTTAGTCAAGCGCATTGCCTACCATTTGATGGGGCGTTTACCCGACACCGTACAAATCGAAGATTTAATTCAGGCCGGCATGTTGGGGCTTTTAGAAGCGGTCAAGCAATACGATGCCAGCCAGGGCGCCAGTTTCGAAACCTATGCCGGCATCCGCATCCGCGGAGCCATGCTGGACGAATTACGTCGCGCAGATTGGACGCCTCGCTCGGTACATAAAAAAGCGCGTATGGCGGCCGAAGCTATACGCAATGTGGAAAATCGCCTGGGAAGAGACGCTAACGAAACCGAAGTCGCGGCACAAATGGGCGTATCGCTTGAGGAATACCGGCATATTCTGCAGGATACCGCGGCGTGTAAGACCTTTAGCGTGGAAGAGCTGATTCAAGGAGAAGATAGCGTTATCGATGAAATCCATACTCAGCATCATCCCGAGCAGCAATTTATAGAGCAAAGTTTTCAACAGGCACTTGCCAACGCGATCGCAGATTTGCCGGAAAGAGAGCGCTTGGTCATTTCGTTGTATTACGATGAAGAATTGAATTTGCGCGAGATTGGGCAAGTGTTGGAAGTCAGCGAATCCAGAGTGAGCCAAATCTGTAGTCAGGCATTATTGCGTCTTAGGGCTAGGCTTGCAGATTGGCTGGAAGGAAATGATAATGGCGGCCGCATTAAACCATAGTAATTATTGGTTTTTTAGGATAATTGCATTGGTTTTCAGACCTTTTCGACTTAATTTGACGACGTAATCTGGGTGGAGATTTTCCTTGGATAAAAACATGAAAATTCTGATTGTCGACGACTTTTCGACAATGCGGAGAATTGTGAAGAACTTATTGAAAGACCTTGGGTTTACCAACACGGTGGAAGCGGACGACGGTAAAACCGCGATACCGATTTTGGAAAAAGGCGGCATCGACTTTTTGATTACCGATTGGAACATGCCGGGTATGACCGGAATCGATTTGTTGAAGGCCGTTCGGGCTAATCCTCATTTGGCGAACTTACCGGTTTTGATGGTGACTGCGGAAGCCAAGCGCGAGCAGATCATCATGGCTGCGCAAGCCGGGGTGAACGGATACGTCATTAAACCGTTCACGGCGGCTACGCTTAAGGAAAAAATCGAAAAAATCTTTGAACGCATTGAAGGTTGAAAGTAGTGGATTCGAATACAACGAGCGATCTTTTGGACTTAGCCAAAAATTTGGTGGCGGCACTGGAGGCGAAAGACCAAACAATGGCGGACGAATTGCTGGACGAATTAGCCGGGCTCAGGGAAACTCAACTGTTTAAAGAGTTGGGGCGTTTGACGCGCCAGTTGCACGATACCATGATCAGTTTCAATTTGGATGCAAAGTTCGCCGTGATGACGGAGCAAGATATTCCCGATGCTAAAGAACGTTTGCATTATGTCATTGCGATGACCGAGCAGGCAGCCAATCAAACGTTAACTGCCGTTGAGAATTTGCTGCCGATTTCTCAAGAACTCAACGATCAAGTCGATCTTTTGTCGGGAAAATGGTCGCGTTTTTTGGATAGAGAAATGCCTTTGGAGGAATTTAAAGCCATGTCCGGCGAGATTTCCCGGCATTTTAAAAAATCCAAAGGCGAGTTGGAACAGGTTCAAGCCGGTTTGAACGACATTCTGATGGCACAAGGGTTTCAAGATATTACCGGTCAAATCATCCGTAAAGTGATAGAACTGGTTCAGGAGCTGGAAAGCAGTATGGTCAAACTGATCAGTATTTCGGGCAAACGCAAGTTCGAAAAAGGAGCGATAGAGGACGCCCAGCATGCACCGCCGGGCCCCGTCGTACCCGGTATCGACGACAGACAGGGCGACGTTGCCACCAGTCAAGTCGACGTGGACGATTTATTGTCTAGCCTGGGATTCTGAGGGGAACGGCATGGCTATCGATCTTGACGACGAAATCTTGCAGGACTTTTTGGTTGAAGCTGGTGAAATTCTCGATCAGTTGGGCGAACAATTGGTCGAATTGGAACAGTCGCCTAACGACCCTGAATTGCTAAATGCGATTTTTCGAGGATTTCATACCGTAAAAGGTGGTGCAGGTTTTTTGGCGATTCACGAATTGGTAGAAATTTGTCATACCGCCGAGGATGTTTTTAACGTATTGCGGCAAGGTGAGCGTGCGGTTTCGGCAGATTTAATGGACGTCATCCTTCAAACGTTGGATGTGGTTAACGAAATGTTCGGAGAGGTACGCGCCGGACGCGATCCTCAGCCCGCACCGCCTAAATTGATGGGGCGATTGAAGCTATATTCCACTCCGGACGGTGGTAACGGAGTGCCGAACGAACCGGCTGCCGTTACCGCGGAACAAGAATCGGTGCAGCAGGTAAAGTCTGGTTCCGCACAAGATATTGTCGTGCAAGAGTTCGAGTCCATGCTGAACATGGATGAGCTGGGGGACGGTGAGGAGCCGGGCGACGCCGGCGACGAAATTACCGAACAGGAATTTGAAGACTTACTGGACGCATTGCATGGAAAAGGCGGTTCGCCAACCATCAAGCAGCCAGCCGCAGAACCGAAACCGCCGATCGGCGACGAGATTAGCGAAGACGAATTCGAAGAGTTATTGGACGAGTTGCACGGCAAAGGAAAATTTAAAGCGCCAAGCCAAGCTGGTCCTCAAATTGCCGATGCCGGAGAAATCACCGAGCAGGAATTTGACGACCTCATGGATCAATTGCACGGCAAAGGAAAGTTCGACGTGCGAAACTTGCCCTCCTTGCCTGCAAGCCCAAAAACACCGGAGCCGCCGAAATCGGAACCTACGGTAGCCGCTCGGAAACCCGAGCCTATTGCGCCTGCTGTCGCCGAGTCCGATTCGGAGCCGCTTGTAAGACCGGCTTCCAAAGCGGGAGCCTTGGAAAGTCCGGGCGATAAGTCAAAAGTCCCGGCGCAGCAGACTGACACAACCGTAAGGGTTGATACGCAAATTCTCGACGACATTATGAACATGGTCGGCGAGTTAGTGCTGGTTAGAAATCGTTTTCAAACGCTCAAAGCCAGCGCGGAAGCCAATGAGCAATTATCTAAGGCCATTTCAAACCTGGATGTAGTCACCGCGGATTTGCAGTTGGCGGTTATGAAAACCCGCATGCAACCGATCAAAAAAGTATTCGGACGATTTCCTCGCGTCGTTCGCGATTTGGCAAGAAGTTTGAAAAAGGAAATACGCCTGGAATTGGTGGGGGAAGAAACCGATTTAGATAAAAACTTGGTGGAGGCCTTAGCCGATCCCTTGGTGCATCTGGTCAGAAATGCGGTAGACCATGGTATAGAAATGCCGGAAGAGCGCTTGGCGAAAGGCAAGCCGCGGGAAGGGGTGGTGGTGTTGAAAGCCTCTCAGGAAGGCGACCATATCGAGCTATCCATTCGCGACGATGGTACAGGAATGAATCCCGATGTGTTGCGCGCCAAGGTAGTGGAAAAAGGCCTAATGGATGAAGAGTCGGCTGCCAGATTGGACGATAAGGAATGTTTTAACCTGATATTTCTACCCGGTTTTTCTACCAAATCGGAAATTTCCGACGTTTCCGGCCGCGGCGTTGGCATGGACGTGGTTAAGACCAGGATTGCGCAGATGAACGGCGTCGTCGAAATCGATTCCGTAGAAGGCAAGGGCAGCAACATTATTATCAAAGTCCCGCTGACCCTGGCCATTATGCCCACTTTGATGGTGAAGCTGGGGGCGCAAGCATTTGCGTTGCCGTTGGCGAATGTGTTGGAGATTTTGGATTTGGACCTGACCAAGACCAATAAAGTCGACAATCAACTGGTAGTGATGGTTAGAAATCGTGCCTTGCCGTTGTTTTACTTGAGCGAATGGCTGGTGAACGACCCTTATTACACCGTGAATAAAAAAGTGACCAGCAGTCATGTAGTGGTTGTTAATGCCGGCGGCAGACAGGTGGGGTTCGTGGTCGATCAATTGATAGGGCAGGAAGAAGTTGTGATTAAGGCTCTTGGCGCAAAACTACACGGCTTGGATGGTTTAGCCGGAGCGACCATTACCGGGGACGGCAAAATAGCATTAATTTTGGATGTTCCGGGCCTGATGAAACGATATGCAGGTTAACCTGGATTTCTCTTGATAGATAAAAGAAAAGCCGGATAACCTCAATGGGTTTGGCGCAGTGTCGCGTCGATAAAGTCGGGGGGATTGAAGCGGGTAATCTAAAGCAACTCGAGTTTCAGCACGTTTTAGCGCCGGTGCGAGTCAGTGCGATAAAGGGTCGTGAACAGTTAGCGGTCAAAACTTTTACCAGCTTCAAATAGTTGATTGAATGGATATATTAAGCATTATTGGTGTTCTGGTCGGGTTTTCCGCCATCATTGGTGGAAATATGATGGCGGGCGGCCATGTGGATTCATTGATCAACCTCCACGCTTTCGTGATCGTGGTTGGCGGTACATTGGGAGCTACTCTGTTGCAATTTCCGCCTAAAGTGTTTTTGCGTTGTTTACGTATCTCAATCTGGGTCATTAGGCCGGAAAATTTTCAATTGAATCGGCAGATCGAGAAAATCGTGCGTTGGAGTACTATGGCCAGAAAAGAGGGCCTATTGGGCTTGGAATCCTTGATTGAAACCGAACGGGATCTATTTGCCAAAAAAGGCTTGCAACTTTTAGTAGACGGTAACGAGCCGGACGTGATCCGTGATTGTTTGGAGGTCGAACTAACGACCAGAGAGCATTTGGACATGCAAGCGGCACGGGTATTCGATGCTATGGGCGGCTATTCGCCGACTATCGGTATTATCGGTGCAGTTATTGGTTTAATTCACGTGATGCAAAACTTGGCAAAGCCGGAATTACTCGGCAGCGGAATAGCCACTGCATTCGTTGCCACTATCTATGGGGTGGGCTTGGCGAACTTATTGTTTATTCCCATCGCTAACAAACTAAAAGCCCACATTTTCAGGGCGTCTCAAGCTCGGGAAATGGTGATCGAAGGCGTTTCTTCAATCGCAGAAGGCGAGAATCCCCGAAACATAGAACTGAAATTATCCGGTTTTATGTTGGAAAAATAACGCTCGTACCATGGCCAGACGCAGAAGAAAAATGATAGAGGAGGCGGAGCATCACGAACGCTGGATGGTGTCTTATGCGGATTTTATTACCCT containing:
- the fliQ gene encoding flagellar biosynthesis protein FliQ is translated as MVPETISVIAQETVWISVKLMGPVLLSSLAVGLLVSMFQAATSIQEQTLTFIPKLATIIIVLMIAGPGMLQMLIDYFQDLMREIPHIIG
- the fliR gene encoding flagellar biosynthetic protein FliR, whose translation is MNFSEDQLIAYLVAFFWPFLRISSMFLSMPVISVNTVPAKLKVFLSLLITMTLYPVLPQMPDIPPFSAAGWMVTVQQLLIGLATGFILQMVFSIMLFAGQSIAYSMGLGFASLVDPTTGVQTPVIAQLFIIASSLTFLAVDGHLLLIEMLAQSFYTLPVAVSGLQTDDLWRMISWSSQIFAGGLLLALPVISTLLFVNICFGIASKAAPQLQLFGVGFPITILLGMALVWIGIVEMLDAFTDMLQQGFKLVGELLRLS
- the flhB gene encoding flagellar biosynthesis protein FlhB, whose translation is MADDSDDKTEDPTGKRISESRKKGQVPRSKELNTFVTLMVSAALFFYTGGYMTQNLLEMLRRHLYVPRERIFDPAISVAYFKQAFETGFSIVAPFMLVLLVADLLTPLMMGGWNFSSEAFEPKFSKLNPLQGIKKIFGIQGVVELVKAILKVVLIGFVAWNLFKLNIDYFMSLSQQNLEAALTQVGNKIVFAVLILSATFLLLVMLDVPYQLWNHQRQLKMTKQEVKDEAKDAEGNPEIKGKIRQLQMQAAQRRMMEAVPKADVVVTNPTHFAVALQYDQHGPGAPVLVAKGTDLIAAQIRNIALEHKVTLVAAPQLARALYYSTELNQQIPRGLFLAVAQVLAYVFQLRAAAKQGWTKPAPPSDVQVPDEFRT
- the flhA gene encoding flagellar biosynthesis protein FlhA codes for the protein MDFAKLFATVKSLTGMGLGAPLVIVMLLALLVLPLPAFLLDLFFTFNIAFSLIILLVVIYTLKPLEFASFPSVILVATLLRLSLNVASTRVVLIKGHEGGDAAGKVIEAFGSFVIGGNFAVGVVVFAILVIINFVVVTKGAGRVAEVSARFTLDAMPGKQMAIDADLNSGLINQDEARARREEVAAEADFYGSMDGASKFVRGDAVAGIIILFVNVIGGLAIGVGQHDMSFADAANRYVLLTIGDGLVAQIPALLLSVASAMVVTRVRGSKQDLGQQVSSQLFEDPRTLIVTAVVMGLLGIIPGMPNVVFILLASVLGGAAYLLDKRRKREEEKALEMERMLIPQQQLAKAEIKELSWDDVMPVDTIGLEVGYRLIPLVDRNQGGQLMTRIKGVRKKLSQELGFLIPSVHIRDNLDLSPTAYRISLMGVTVGEADIMPEKEMAINPGRVFGNLQGVACKDPAFGLDAVWIEVAQKDHAQTLGYTVVDPGTVVATHLSHILQNNAHELFGYEEAQQLLDNLAKVAPKLVEDLVPKTLPLGLMVKVLQNLLQERVPIRDIRSIAETLAEYGVKSQDPDVLTSAVRSSLGRSIVHEINGVQAEIPVITLEPGLEQILHKSLQTAGEGGAGLEPGLAEQMHQSLEESAQRMELEGQAAVLLVSSFIRPWLARFVRHSIPGLHVLAYNEIPQDRQIRVVSTVGQRG
- the flhF gene encoding flagellar biosynthesis protein FlhF; the encoded protein is MKIKRFFATDIRQAMRMVKEELGADAVIMSNRSVDGGVEIVAARDFDEQVIQKNLKQQQEQEAAARRQKKHDLPEFSGENKPIHVLSSARKKGNETESPIRRNMDQYLGYAEKVQLGNVNAQKIADKMKAADKPAWALGAESAHKPQPHEPANPAALNNLAQDKFFEEMRREMKDMRALLDAKLSNISQLPLPDAQPLRGELLEKLSDCGFSKTLATKVANRLGGHQQFEQAWAKSQEMLARAMPIAEDRLLEQGGIAALVGSTGVGKTTTIAKLAAQYILKHGSRQIALITTDNYRIGAHEQINTYGKILDIPVRIAGDAEELCQHVQDFSDKRLILIDTAGMSQRDLRLAEQIKTLRHGDLPIRSYLVMSANTQYKAALEIIDAFSMLEPQATILTKFDEAVCRASALSALIERRMPLSYITDGQQVPEDIYMPEAEALIQHCMTLDDEHSDMDDLDQECWLAEGHA
- a CDS encoding MinD/ParA family protein, with protein sequence MRQMKPVRVIAVTSGKGGVGKTNLSVNIGVALAKSGRQVAILDADMGLANVDILLGMFPEFNLSHVLSGEKTLKQIMMLGPAGLKIIPASSGVQRMSELSSAEQAGLIRAFSEIDKELDILIVDTAAGISASVVNFARASQEIIVVVCDEPTSLADAYAYIKLLNRDYGLNSFHIITNMVQSAEHGQALFSKLSKVTDRYLDVALHYVGAVPMDDYLKKSVQKQTPVVEAFPQSKSALAIKNLARKIDHWPIKPKAGGYLEFFVERMIQYSTQEDVA
- a CDS encoding RNA polymerase sigma factor FliA — its product is MSGAAMYAAVQAGGANDWVIQHAPLVKRIAYHLMGRLPDTVQIEDLIQAGMLGLLEAVKQYDASQGASFETYAGIRIRGAMLDELRRADWTPRSVHKKARMAAEAIRNVENRLGRDANETEVAAQMGVSLEEYRHILQDTAACKTFSVEELIQGEDSVIDEIHTQHHPEQQFIEQSFQQALANAIADLPERERLVISLYYDEELNLREIGQVLEVSESRVSQICSQALLRLRARLADWLEGNDNGGRIKP
- a CDS encoding chemotaxis response regulator CheY, encoding MKILIVDDFSTMRRIVKNLLKDLGFTNTVEADDGKTAIPILEKGGIDFLITDWNMPGMTGIDLLKAVRANPHLANLPVLMVTAEAKREQIIMAAQAGVNGYVIKPFTAATLKEKIEKIFERIEG
- a CDS encoding protein phosphatase CheZ codes for the protein MDLAKNLVAALEAKDQTMADELLDELAGLRETQLFKELGRLTRQLHDTMISFNLDAKFAVMTEQDIPDAKERLHYVIAMTEQAANQTLTAVENLLPISQELNDQVDLLSGKWSRFLDREMPLEEFKAMSGEISRHFKKSKGELEQVQAGLNDILMAQGFQDITGQIIRKVIELVQELESSMVKLISISGKRKFEKGAIEDAQHAPPGPVVPGIDDRQGDVATSQVDVDDLLSSLGF